The Lutra lutra chromosome 7, mLutLut1.2, whole genome shotgun sequence genome segment tttttttgttgttttgatgttCACGCCATTCCAGTTTTGGCCAGTGGGAACTCCTTTACACTAATCCCTGTCTGACTTAAAGtttgatgcttttattttccctcttgttTCACTCAGAAATCACAGAAGCACTGTAACCAAAGATGGCATCTTGGGTATTAAGTTTAGTGAATTATTAGTAAATACGTATATTTGTAAAgtctttttaagttttgttaggTATTTCTCAAGTGAAGGTAATAAAAGCTGCCTTTGGAATTCTGAGTTTCAGGTCTCCATGCGATTAATTTAGGTTTATTTTTGATGATGGTGTATttgaaatgctgattttttttttagaagacaaGGTTTTTGGATTCCATATATGGCAttcaaaaaatttggaaaaaaactttttagtAAGTCTGTATTTAATCTCATGTAACCTCTACCTACTTTCCTTCCATTGTTCTACCCCTGCCAAGTTTCTGAGCAAACTGTAAATGCACACCCTCTCTTCTCAAATGTAGATGGTGTTTGAAATGTCTTAACTTTTAGAAATGTTAATGAGGAGATATTTGTATAGATATTTCAGTAAACATTTTAGCTTAATCAGAAAGCtacaatcaggggcgcctgggtggctcagtgggataagccgctgtcttcggctcaggtcatgatctcagggtcctgggatcgggtccctcatcggcctctctgctcagcagggagcctgcttccctctctctctctctctctgcctgcctctctgtctacttgtgatctctctctgtcaaataaataaattaaaaaaaaaaaaaaaaaggaagctacaATCACATTGCCTTCTAATGGATTTTTTTATAGCATAAAAATAACTTTGGGTGAGTTATCTTACGCTTATAATCAGTTTGGCTCAGTTAAATTCCGTAAATAAGcaatatttattttaccttaagGTACAGTTCTACAAACTGTATTTTTGCCTGTGTTTACAGCTGAAAAATACAAGGACTTGGTACCTGATAACACAAAAAATGCTGACAATGCAGCTAAAAATGCAGAGCCATTGATCAATTTGGATGGTAAGTATGTAAGTGCATATCATCAACATTTTTGGTCCCttacatgttttttatttcttagattgaGGAACCTTGGGTTGACTTGGTTTTAGTAAATTAGGAATGCTTTAtgttgatgttttattttctgttgtttttattagCATTTACAGTATGTTTTCTCCCTCCTCATATAGCTGAATATCTGAATGTTAGAATgctattctttgatttcttcatacTGATTTGGGGGTCTGATTTGTATTTAATCATGGTGGTGATTATTTGCCTTCCTGGATGcgtaaaatattttttctaatctaATGACATGAGACAAGTGGTAAAATTTGTCATCTTCATTTCCAGATACTTTTaagtattctctttttaaaagtataaagattgtattataataatttaagtaTTCTTTCATGATAGATTCATTGTGACTTAAAATTTACAAGTTACTCTCATGGATTAATAAGCTCCTTACCCTTATGAATTAGTATGCTGCTTAGACAGACTACAGCTGCTTAGAGAAAAGGTTTTGGGAAAATTGTCCACTGAAGGGATCTAGTTTAAAATTAATAGCTTTGGGAAGAAATACTACTTAAAAGTCCCATGTAAATGTGCCTTGCAGAAAAAGTTACAGCACAATCCTAACATGAGTTAACTTGGTAATTCATGGTTTGGTCAATGTGGCTGATCAATAGGGAACCCATTGACCTCATCAGTTTACCTAATGGTCTATGCCCCTGCACTGCTCTAAGCAGCAGCAGTTTTAAAAacgaagaggttttttttttcttgttattggaaaattaaaaatgttttttgtaagtttatatgcttatatatatgtttataattacaTGCTTGCAGAGCTGtaagtttccatttttaatcttttatagtAAATAATCCTGATTTTAAGGCTGGTGTAATGGCTTTGGCTAACCTTCTTCAGATTCAGCGTCATGATGATTACCTGGTAATGCTTAAGGTTGGTTTCATATTCTTGATTCTTGACAGAAACTCTGTATGGAGAAGAAAGacctcattttctaaaaattacctATGTTTGACATACTGATATATGACTAAATGGCCAGAATGTGGAGGAATGTGGTACTTAGCGCagatttcatttcatatttcGTCTATTTAGATTATCTAATAACAACTAATACCAAAGTGTGTTCACTTTGTGCCTGCTGCTGTGCTCAGTCTTTGGCAAAGAGGATTTCATTCCCAACAATCCCGGAGGTAGTGGAGGTAGATGCTGGTATCCTTTCATTTTAATACGAAGAAATTGAGACCTAAAGAGGATAGATAATGTCCAAGATGACACAGAAAATGAGAGAGCCAGAATTTTAATCTAGGCACTCTGACCATGTggtctcttctttttcctgtatGTTTCTACCTTTATTTAGTCCTTTCAAAGATTTGTGATCTGTATTAACTAAGATAATAGAAAATGCCAAATGAGTCATGGTAGATTTGGTCAAAAATACAtaccccagggtgcctgggtggctcagttcattgggcaactgccttcagctcaagtcatgatcttggagtctcggggtcaagtcccacatcgggctccccagctccattgggagtctgcttctccctctgaccttctcccctctcatgctcgctcgctctctctttctcaaataaataaaatctttaaagaaaaaaaaaaaataccccagaaTCTCTTTGAGGactgcatgtttttgtttttctagtgcCCCATCCTAAATAGGCCACTCAGTTCATATCTGTACTTCAGGGAACTCAGTGATCTGAAAGAGGTCTCTTATTTCTAAGTGAAGAATATACTCCTACTTCAGAAGATTATGTCACATAACTTTGACAGTATGGGATGGGAGGGACAGGAGTAATATTTAAGATACTTAAGATTCCAGACTTGGAAATTATTATAGAAATTGTTACTGATTTTATGAGAAATTGACAAGCATTTGACTATACCTTATACATGTAAATACCTTAATCTACTTTGCAGTAAATTTTATAGTTAAATTCCATTTTACCCACAAGAGATTAGCCGTAACTTATTCTACTTTTTAGAATTATATGTACTAAGTGATAGTTGTATTAAGAGAAAAACTATTTCTAgattattataattctttataCTGAATCTGCATGTTAACTCAGATTTTCTCAACTCCTATTAGATGCCAAGAGATAAAAAGttgggttgcctggctggcttagtgagtagagcatgtgactcttgatctcagggtcatgcgtttgagccccacttgggtgtagagattacttaaatgaataaataaattaaaacttcaaaaaatgagattaattgtttttattaaaatttagctCTTTCAAGGTTTCGTTCTTTACTCAGGAATTATGTAAATTGCTTTGGAACAGTTGTGCAGTGGTCATGTCACCTTTAATCATAAACTGAGTGAGAAGACAAAGAGACTAGCATACCTGGGGTGCTTTTGTTAGACTTTAAAAACCCAAAGGGGAAAGGTataaatcaataatcaaaagCTTTATAAAATTGTAAGCTGCATGAAGCATTCAAACAATCCATGACAAGATGGAAAACCTCTTGATAGGTTTGCCACATCATTGACTATTCTGCAACTAGACTGATTAATAAATTTGTGACTCCTATTAAAGACTGGTATAATGGCTTTTAAATGTAGCATTTGGCTTGTTATATTAGTAAGTTTTCAAGTTTCTACCCTTCAGTTACAATTGTTATCCActaattaaaattccattttaaaaaaccttaGTTTTTGAGTGTGTGTAGGTACATGAATGCACTTGTGTCTGCCATAATAAAACACCTTggtgatgaagaaaaaaagtgttgTATGAGGGAAGTGAAAACATTTCACTATAATTAAGTGAACAAAAGTCAAGGACAGTGTATACGATATGCTACCCTTTGTGTCAGGAGTTTGCGTGTATGTGCGCATTTATGCTTGAGCATACTTGTAATACAGTCGAATCCTTGTAAGGATACACAGTAATCTGGTTCCAGTCATTGTCTAGAGGGATGGTTGAGTCTTGGGTAAGAAGGAGATCCCCCCTTTTTGTTTAAACCACGTATCCTTTGTTACAATTTTTCATGAATATAAATTACCTATTCCAAAAAGTGCTGTTAATTGTTGAGAGCATCTTTCCACAttataaagtattaaaatgaaaactttcattCTGtcagcagttttgtttttattggctGATTTTGTTAATGAACTAGGTAATTCTAACTTCATCAAATTTGGTATCCTTATTCTCTAGATTCAGAGCAGAAAAGGTGAAcagccaataaaaaaataaaaactacttttgtttttcttaggcaATTCGCATTTTGGTCCAGGAGCGCCTGACACAGGATGCAGTTGCTAAAGCAAATCAAACGAAAGAGGTATGCgttattttttccaataaattttaaattaattagtaATGAAAATTTCTTCTGGTATTGTCATGAGTTTAAATTTTGTATGTATCTGCTTAAGATAACCATTCTTTGTTAGAACTGCTTGGAGAAAGGGTAGCTTATTTCAGTGGGATTGAATTTGGTTCTTAAGCAAATTATAGCCATtattcagtgaaaaataaacttatttcatACTTTAAAGCAGTTATTGGTAGTATACCCACAGTCTACCAGCACAAACCATTGCACGTGcccagttgtttattttaagAGTATTTACCTTGCGAAATTTACTGGGTTATTTTGATTAGTTGCTGGAAAATAGAACACACattatctttattaatttccttcttttgacCTAAatcctgtcctttctcttttgtttcttcagagaaatctgttctcattttattcacatttcttAGCATCACTTATGAGAAAGTAATTTACCTAAGGTCACCTAGTTGGTAAGTGGTTGAGCTCAGGCAGTCTGATTGAAGAGCCAGCGCTCTTATGGTAGTTAGGGACAGAGATCTGTGTGTGAAGGCCTACATGAGCTAGTTGACCATCCCAGGTGAAGGGGTAGGGACATAGAGTCTATATTAGAGTGTAAGTTCCTGGGTACAGGTGACTGCACCTGTCATTTTTCAGTCCTACTTTGTAGGCTAAGGAAACCATATACCCTATTTTTCCCTGAATTCTGCAATATTTTAGATGAAGTGCACTAGAAATTCAGATTCACCCTGAAGTCTCACTGACTGGACTGTGTAGAGAAATGTCCTCAGGGATTAGCAGCAGCGTCTGCAGTTGTCTGATAATGCTTCTTACTGTGCAGAGATACTGCGATGAATATCTTGGGCACAAGGGACATTCTAGattctggtcctttttttttctctcctaattCCTCAATGTCTTTTGTCCTCTGATCCCATCTTTTTATCAAGGTCCAGCAGTGTGAAAAGGTTTTTAATGCCAGGGCAGTGTAGTTCCCCCTAAAAAACACTGTTTGTTTTAAAGGCTTTTATTGCTTATTAATTATGTATGGATTAGGCCACTGGAAATTGGATTAAAGATCAGCTCACCCACACTGTAGAACAGACGGTAAGTTGTTCTGGCATAATAAAATCATTCGCGCATTCATCGATGCAGCAAAACTGTGCCTTTGGTTTGAGGGCAGTGCAAATAAGGGCATGGCCagatctttttgcttttgtttggaaAGTAAAATTTTCAGTGCTCCTGGTCTTAAGTTAGTGTCCCCTCAAGGTACCATGCAAAATAGTAATATAGAGGAGAAGTTCTTACAGTGAGTGTTCTTGTTTATAACCATAACTAGCTCTTGGGGCATTTGGTCAGGATCTTTAGGGCAGCTGTTCCTTGGTCTCTtggcaaataaaatgaaaacaagactGACATAGAAAGCCACTCAGTGCAATTCTACTTGTTAGTTTTGCTTGCTGCATTTACATGCCTGTTTATTTCTTCActtatataatgtattattttaaagtagttGGAGCATAGGTAGGTTTGCATTAATAGGCAAGAATCGAGTAGTGACAGTGTAGCATTTTGtaacattgaaagtatagattttatATAGTATGATCAGCAGAGTTTAGACTGCCTGTTCTTGTTACGTGAACTCCATAGAGTTCAGCATCATGTTTGCCGACTTTGGCATAACTCTGTAGAGGTACTGATGGGTTAACTAAATGGTTTAAAGTTTGCTCATTTTCCTTGATTTCAGAGTAATTTCCAAAGAACTCTAGGTAAGCTGGTAATCATCATGCTAGCTGAAagaaaagtaatacatattttagattttgtatAAAGACAAATTAATGTGctcagaaatattaaaagtaattctATCCCATTTGCCCTGTACTCTGCTGTTTACTGGAGTTAAAACAGGACAGCAGCAGCCCTGCTCATCTACCCTTCCATAGCAGCAGTGACAGAGCATAGCTGTAAAAGGAACAACTGCTTTATAGCCTAGTCTTACGGGAGGGAATGGGGGATGGAACAGGCTTCCCACTACACGCAGAGGCCATTCTTTCGCTCCTCAAAAGGCAAATTTAGAGAACATTCTCCACCCCACTTGCCACTGCAGCTAAAAGGGTTAACAGAACAGCTAGCTGATTTTcagttacagatgagaaaagaacATGATTCTTAACTATAAAGtttcattttgtccttttctttttatttaagggCTTGCCTGTTGCTTTAGACAAACATATTCTTGGTTTTGACACAGGAGGTGAGTGATTTTGTTTGAACTCAAACTATTTTTAGAGACTAGCTGAATATTTGGGGGAGAAATGGGCAAGTAAATGGTCTTGAATACTGATTAATGcagttttcttataaaatagaTGCAGTTCTTAATGAAGCTGCTCAAATTCTGCGATTGCTGCATATAGAAGAGCTCAGAGAGCTACAGACAAAAATTAATGAAGCCATAGTAGCTGTTCAGGCAATTATTGCTGATCCAAAGACAGACCACAGACTGGGGAAAGTTGGAAGATGAACGTTTTAGGATTTCAGCTTCTCACCTACTTAGTACAATTGGGAACCATGTATGCTCTGGCATGTGTTTGGAAATCAAATGTCACATTTTCAAGGGAAGAATCCTAGAAATTTGACTATGTTCTCAAGATTTACCatcattgctttttctttaataaagttcaggaaaagtggattttttttttgactgctATGTTTCTGTGTCTATATAATTAATCATCCTCTTTTGTGGTTGAGGTACATGCCAACCCCCAGCTTTGTTATATAGACATACAGATCCTCAAATCAtaggaaaacttaaaatattttattggagtAATCTAGAAAATTTGAGAATTGTTACAtctttggtatttaaaaatgtagtaactTCTGTGGGTAACTATAGAGGGACTTACAGGATCATTAGATACAAATTGAAACATTCTAGCACCttttaatataaatagaaatgCAGTGATGCAgaggtaaaaaaaacaaaaccaaaaaaacaacttttgctGGGAAACTataaataagttgtttttttccccaccagTTCTGCATAGTCTTCTCTAGATCAAGGCTTATAATCCTTGGGATTGTGTCTTTATACTGATCCATCCTACTTTTAATTACTTGGCCAGGAAGAATTCTTAGCAAAAATTAGATTTAGGGTTTTAACATATTCTTATTGGTTCTTCGTTGAATGCATTGGACCTTGTAAATATGatagaaatgtttataaaaaattgcTTAATAAGCAATAATTAAAACGGTTACTTTTTAAAACCTGTagtaacttttgtttttcaaaatacagtAGTAAAGATTGAGGTATAAACTTTTCACAAGATAGAGTCTTTTTGTACTGAAAGTGTTCAACTTGTAAGTCCAATTCCTTTTTCCACTTTCTTCACCTTTGTTTGCAGTAAATGTTCTTTAGGGTCCAGATTCTGATTGTAAACTCCAAGTCCTTTATGATGCCATGTTTACTTTCTTCCTGTGAGTAGAGGTGAAAGGAACAGTGGGTGAATATTTTATAATCCTGTTGCCACAGCAAGTATTTTAAAGGGGAAATATTCTAATAGGCTGATCTTTTTTGTGTATGGTCGAGCTAGGTGGACTTAGGGGTGAACAGTCTTTACTTCCCTATGTGATGGCCATTAACTTTCCCATTCAAAGTGGCTCTCAGTGGTGTCAGTGGCAGCAGCTGTATTTGAGCCAAGAGTAATCGGTTGCCAGAAACATCGTTCTCTACCCTGCTTGTCTAAAGGAGCAGCCTGAGCATTTTATTTACCTGCTGGGCAGTAGGGGTAGACTGCAGTTATCCCGTAGAGATGAGACCGCTGTTCTGGGAGATACTCATCAGTAAACTGGCCGCTGTCTCTATTTACAGATATAACACCATCCCTGGTAACAGAAAGGAAGAGTAAATTTGTGGGATAGGGAAAAAAGTTACTTTCAGTAGAGAATCTCTGCTAGCCAGCATTCTAgagtatctttttaatttttttttttttttaagattttatttatttgacagagagagatcacaagtgggcagagaggcaggcagaggcagagagaggaggaagcaggctccctgctgagcagagagcccgatgcgggactcgatcccaggaccctgagatcgtgacctgagctgaaggcagaggcttaagcactgagccacccaggtgccccgagtatctttttaatttaaccaAGTGTGTTTTGACTCCTTTAGATTCGAAGATTTTCCtctatcagtggttctcaaagtggtccccagaccagcgtC includes the following:
- the RTRAF gene encoding RNA transcription, translation and transport factor protein, whose amino-acid sequence is MFRRKLTALDYHNPAGFNCKDETEFRNFIVWLEDQKIRHYKIEDRGNLRNIHSSDWPKFFEKYLKDVNCPFKIQDRQEAIDWLLGLAVRLEYGDNAEKYKDLVPDNTKNADNAAKNAEPLINLDVNNPDFKAGVMALANLLQIQRHDDYLVMLKAIRILVQERLTQDAVAKANQTKEGLPVALDKHILGFDTGDAVLNEAAQILRLLHIEELRELQTKINEAIVAVQAIIADPKTDHRLGKVGR